The following proteins are co-located in the Siansivirga zeaxanthinifaciens CC-SAMT-1 genome:
- a CDS encoding SufE family protein, translating to MSIEAIQNEIIDEFAMFEDWEERYQYMIDLGKDLPLIDDQYKTDSNIIKGCQSKVWVHAEMQDNKIIFTADSDAIITKGIIAILIRVFSNQHPKDIIDADMDFIDAIGLKEHLSPTRANGLVSMIKQLKMYAIAYQTQLK from the coding sequence GTGAGTATTGAAGCTATACAAAATGAAATAATAGACGAATTCGCAATGTTTGAAGATTGGGAAGAGCGTTACCAATATATGATAGATTTGGGGAAAGATTTACCCCTTATCGACGACCAATATAAAACCGATAGTAATATTATTAAAGGCTGTCAAAGTAAAGTTTGGGTACATGCAGAAATGCAAGACAACAAAATTATATTTACAGCAGACAGCGATGCCATTATTACTAAAGGCATTATTGCTATATTAATTCGAGTGTTTTCAAATCAGCATCCAAAAGATATAATTGATGCCGATATGGATTTTATAGACGCTATTGGATTAAAAGAACATTTATCTCCTACCCGAGCGAATGGCTTGGTAAGTATGATAAAACAACTTAAAATGTATGCTATAGCATATCAAACCCAGTTAAAATAG
- a CDS encoding DUF59 domain-containing protein — MSEEINTTDLGEKIVNVLKTIYDPEIPVDIYELGLIYDVFVNEDFDVKVLMTLTTPNCPVAETLPMEVEEKIKSLNEVNSAEVEITFDPPWTQDLMSEEAKLELGML, encoded by the coding sequence ATGAGTGAAGAAATAAATACCACCGATTTAGGTGAAAAAATTGTAAACGTTTTAAAAACCATTTACGATCCTGAAATACCTGTAGACATTTACGAATTAGGCCTTATTTACGATGTATTTGTAAATGAAGATTTTGATGTTAAAGTTTTAATGACGCTAACAACACCAAACTGTCCAGTAGCCGAAACGCTACCAATGGAAGTCGAGGAAAAAATTAAATCGCTTAACGAAGTAAATAGTGCAGAAGTAGAAATTACTTTCGATCCGCCATGGACTCAAGATTTAATGAGTGAAGAAGCTAAATTAGAACTGGGCATGCTGTAA